In the Streptomyces katrae genome, one interval contains:
- a CDS encoding flavoprotein gives MTRTLYLFCSAAPPVFDVAHVIEDAQSRGWDVCVGLTPTAAQWVAGSLDGLAALTGNPVRWQYKLPGEPDVWPPADAVLFAPATFNTVNAWALGLTDRFTVGVAAEALGKGVPVVAMPCTNAALAAHPQFEQSLAVLRGAGAELLFGEGGFVPGPAGQDAPAHFPWQTALDAVDRAAAERAS, from the coding sequence ATGACGAGGACTCTCTACCTGTTCTGCTCCGCCGCCCCGCCCGTCTTCGACGTGGCCCACGTGATCGAGGACGCCCAGTCGCGCGGCTGGGACGTCTGCGTCGGCCTGACCCCGACGGCGGCGCAGTGGGTGGCCGGAAGCCTCGACGGCCTCGCCGCCCTGACCGGCAACCCGGTCCGCTGGCAGTACAAGCTCCCCGGGGAACCGGACGTGTGGCCGCCCGCGGACGCCGTGCTGTTCGCCCCCGCCACCTTCAACACCGTCAACGCCTGGGCGCTGGGCCTCACCGACCGGTTCACCGTCGGGGTCGCCGCCGAAGCGCTCGGCAAGGGCGTCCCGGTGGTCGCCATGCCCTGCACCAACGCGGCGCTCGCCGCGCACCCCCAGTTCGAGCAGTCCCTCGCCGTCCTGCGCGGCGCGGGCGCCGAGCTGCTGTTCGGCGAGGGCGGCTTCGTCCCCGGCCCGGCCGGCCAGGACGCCCCGGCGCACTTCCCGTGGCAGACCGCCCTGGACGCCGTGGACCGCGCCGCCGCCGAGCGGGCCTCCTGA
- a CDS encoding ScbR family autoregulator-binding transcription factor produces MAEQVRAIRTRQAILSAAAKVFDERGYQAATISEILTAAGVTKGALYFHFQSKEDLAQGVLTAQNEDLLLPERPAKLQEVVDAVMLHTHRLRTNPMVRAGVRLSLDVNAVGLDRSSPFRNWVDKFTDLLEKAQAQGELLPHVVPAETADVITGAYGGVQSMSQALTDHQDLGRRVNALLRHLMPSIAQPSVLASLHLGESRAEEVYNEARQLARELADEDTTAP; encoded by the coding sequence GTGGCTGAACAGGTCCGAGCCATCCGCACGCGCCAAGCGATCCTGAGCGCGGCGGCCAAGGTGTTCGACGAACGGGGCTACCAGGCGGCCACCATTTCGGAGATCCTCACGGCCGCCGGGGTGACCAAGGGTGCCTTGTACTTCCACTTCCAGTCGAAGGAGGATCTGGCCCAGGGGGTCCTCACCGCGCAGAACGAGGACCTCCTGCTGCCGGAGCGCCCCGCCAAGCTCCAGGAGGTGGTGGATGCCGTCATGCTGCACACGCACCGCCTGCGGACCAATCCCATGGTCCGTGCGGGCGTCAGGCTGAGCCTCGACGTGAACGCGGTGGGACTCGACCGCAGCAGCCCGTTCCGCAACTGGGTCGACAAGTTCACAGACCTCCTGGAGAAGGCCCAGGCCCAGGGGGAGCTGCTCCCCCACGTGGTGCCGGCCGAGACCGCCGACGTCATCACGGGCGCCTACGGCGGCGTCCAGTCGATGTCCCAGGCCCTCACCGACCATCAGGATCTCGGCCGGCGGGTCAATGCACTGCTGCGCCACCTCATGCCGAGCATCGCCCAGCCGTCGGTCCTCGCCTCCCTGCACCTCGGCGAGAGCCGTGCGGAAGAGGTCTACAACGAGGCCCGGCAGCTGGCCCGGGAGCTGGCCGACGAGGACACCACCGCTCCCTGA
- a CDS encoding ScbR family autoregulator-binding transcription factor, whose amino-acid sequence MQERSERTRRRLVFAGAELFHRNGYANATLGEIAGAAGVTKGALYFHFASKDELADAVQRRGCGLLHEAVRGLREGGASPLQALIDTTHWLARTLHEDPAIPASFRITKECAGQQPPAVDFHGAWLAVVYELLRMARDVGELPLDPPDAGLDGGDPAGDGAPAADRWESAEALVSAAVCGIEVLAGTGLSYAELQRKVAALWGLLLPSLVGAERAREYRTRAGRDTRVADGERSYEFLGSGV is encoded by the coding sequence GTGCAGGAAAGGTCGGAGCGGACGCGCAGGCGGTTGGTCTTCGCCGGGGCCGAGTTGTTCCACCGCAACGGATACGCCAACGCGACGCTCGGTGAGATCGCGGGTGCGGCCGGGGTGACGAAAGGGGCGCTGTACTTCCACTTCGCCTCGAAGGACGAGCTCGCGGACGCCGTCCAGCGGCGCGGCTGCGGTCTGCTGCACGAGGCGGTGCGCGGGCTGCGGGAGGGCGGAGCCTCGCCCTTGCAGGCACTGATCGACACCACGCACTGGCTGGCGCGGACGCTGCACGAGGATCCCGCGATCCCGGCGAGCTTCCGCATCACCAAGGAGTGCGCCGGTCAGCAGCCGCCCGCGGTGGACTTCCACGGGGCGTGGCTGGCGGTGGTGTACGAACTGCTGCGGATGGCGCGGGACGTGGGCGAGCTGCCGCTGGACCCGCCGGACGCGGGGCTGGACGGCGGGGACCCCGCCGGTGACGGGGCTCCGGCCGCCGACCGGTGGGAGAGCGCCGAGGCGCTGGTGTCCGCCGCCGTCTGCGGGATCGAGGTACTGGCCGGGACCGGGCTGTCCTACGCGGAACTCCAGCGGAAGGTGGCGGCCCTGTGGGGGCTGCTGCTGCCGAGCCTCGTCGGCGCGGAGCGGGCGCGGGAGTACCGGACGCGGGCGGGACGTGACACGCGCGTGGCGGACGGGGAACGGAGCTACGAGTTCCTCGGGAGCGGGGTCTAG
- a CDS encoding DinB family protein — MSDEQRTPPELTGDERATLTSVLQWQRDTLRMKCAGLTDEQLRRKAVPPSGLSLLGLVRHLAEVERGWFRNVLAGEDVRGYFPQNEAGEWTEFHVEDADPAEAFRIWEDTCERSRKIVAAAESLDVRGHFGDQPYSLHYILVHMIEEYARHNGHADLLREAIDGATGE, encoded by the coding sequence ATGAGCGATGAGCAGCGGACCCCGCCCGAGCTGACGGGTGACGAACGGGCCACCCTGACCAGCGTCCTGCAGTGGCAGCGGGACACCCTGCGGATGAAGTGCGCGGGCCTGACGGACGAACAGCTGCGGCGCAAGGCCGTCCCGCCGTCCGGGCTGAGCCTGCTCGGGCTGGTGCGCCACCTCGCGGAGGTGGAGCGCGGCTGGTTCCGCAACGTGCTGGCCGGAGAGGACGTACGCGGCTACTTCCCGCAGAACGAGGCCGGGGAGTGGACGGAGTTCCACGTCGAGGACGCGGACCCGGCCGAGGCGTTCCGGATCTGGGAGGACACCTGTGAGCGCTCGCGGAAGATCGTGGCGGCCGCCGAATCCCTCGACGTGCGGGGGCACTTCGGCGACCAGCCGTACTCGCTGCACTACATCCTGGTCCACATGATCGAGGAGTACGCCCGGCACAACGGGCACGCGGACCTGCTGCGCGAGGCGATCGACGGGGCCACGGGGGAGTAG
- a CDS encoding NAD(P)H-binding protein, with translation MTTNTNGMRKTLVIGGHGKTGRRVAERLLLQGREVRIGSRTGEPAFDWHAPATWGPALRDVDRVYVTYQPDLAFPGAADQVGAFAEAAVAAGARRLVLLSGRGEEAARLAEDRLKDSGADWTVVRASWFNQNFDESFFLESVRAGQIALPVADAVEPFVDAGDIADVVVAALADDRHAGRTYELSGPRLLGFGEVAGELSKATGREIAYVPVTDGEFRAALREEGLPEEFAELFALILDGRNAHLVHGVEEVLGRPPRDFADYAREAAATGVWDV, from the coding sequence ATGACGACGAACACGAACGGGATGAGGAAGACCCTGGTCATCGGGGGTCACGGAAAGACCGGACGGCGCGTGGCGGAGCGGCTGCTGCTCCAGGGGCGGGAGGTGCGGATCGGGTCGCGGACGGGCGAGCCGGCCTTCGACTGGCACGCTCCGGCCACCTGGGGCCCGGCGCTGCGCGACGTGGACCGGGTCTACGTCACCTACCAGCCCGACCTCGCCTTCCCCGGGGCCGCCGACCAGGTCGGCGCCTTCGCGGAGGCGGCCGTCGCGGCCGGGGCGCGCCGGCTGGTGCTGCTGTCCGGGCGGGGCGAGGAGGCGGCCCGGCTCGCCGAGGACCGGCTGAAGGACTCCGGGGCCGACTGGACCGTCGTGCGGGCCAGCTGGTTCAACCAGAACTTCGACGAGAGCTTCTTCCTGGAGTCCGTGCGCGCCGGGCAGATCGCCCTTCCGGTGGCGGACGCGGTCGAACCCTTCGTGGACGCCGGTGACATCGCCGACGTGGTGGTGGCCGCGCTCGCCGACGACCGGCACGCGGGGCGGACCTACGAGCTGTCCGGGCCGCGGCTGCTCGGTTTCGGGGAGGTGGCGGGCGAGCTGTCGAAGGCGACCGGGCGCGAGATCGCGTACGTACCGGTCACCGACGGGGAGTTCCGGGCGGCGCTGCGGGAGGAAGGGCTGCCGGAGGAGTTCGCCGAGCTGTTCGCCCTGATCCTGGACGGGCGCAACGCGCACCTGGTCCACGGGGTGGAGGAGGTGCTCGGGCGTCCGCCCAGGGACTTCGCGGACTACGCGCGGGAGGCGGCGGCGACCGGCGTCTGGGACGTCTGA
- a CDS encoding GNAT family N-acetyltransferase produces MISSSLRLVPVTPDNFAAVCAVRVHPDQEHLVSPVVKSLAEAYVHGETAWPRAVVDGDEVVGFVMAFMDYRWDPAKDPEDVRSGLWRLNIAADRQGRGYGRFAVEAVTEEIRRRGGKQVYVTWKPAENNPEPFYLGLGFRRTGEVNDGEPVGVLDLAPNPGPAPEPA; encoded by the coding sequence ATGATCAGCTCTTCACTCCGCCTGGTCCCGGTCACCCCGGACAACTTCGCCGCGGTCTGCGCCGTACGGGTCCACCCCGATCAGGAGCACCTCGTCTCCCCCGTCGTGAAGTCCCTCGCCGAGGCCTACGTCCACGGCGAGACCGCCTGGCCGCGCGCCGTGGTCGACGGGGACGAGGTGGTTGGGTTCGTCATGGCCTTCATGGACTACCGGTGGGACCCCGCGAAGGATCCGGAGGACGTCCGCTCCGGCCTGTGGCGCCTGAACATAGCGGCCGACCGGCAGGGAAGGGGCTACGGCCGCTTCGCCGTCGAAGCGGTCACGGAGGAGATCCGCCGCCGCGGCGGGAAGCAGGTGTACGTCACCTGGAAGCCGGCCGAGAACAACCCGGAGCCCTTCTACCTCGGCCTCGGCTTCCGCCGCACCGGCGAGGTCAACGACGGCGAACCGGTGGGCGTCCTCGACCTCGCCCCCAACCCCGGCCCCGCCCCCGAGCCCGCCTAG
- a CDS encoding AraC family transcriptional regulator, whose translation MDTLTGLLDGPKARGAVLLKSVFDPPWAVRIEDRAPLSVIAMVRGPAWLLPDDGEPALIGPGDVAVVRGPGAYTLADSPDTPVEITVGPDQRCNSPAGEYLGERLALGVRTWGRPGPGAGAAVMLSGTYQAPGEIGRRLLGALPAVLVRPAGAADATLIRLLAAEVARDEPGQEIVLDRLLDLLLIGVLRAWLAAPGAGAPGWCRAQEDPVVGAALRLLHGDPAHGWTVAELARRAGVSRAALARRFTELVGEPPVAYLTGWRLALAADLLREPDATVASVARRVGYGSAFALSAAFKRVRGVSPREFRAGAALAGDPAGAGGAAGTVVLC comes from the coding sequence ATGGACACGTTGACCGGGCTGCTCGACGGGCCCAAGGCCCGCGGCGCCGTGCTGCTGAAGTCCGTCTTCGATCCGCCCTGGGCCGTGCGGATCGAGGACCGGGCGCCGCTGTCGGTGATCGCGATGGTGCGCGGTCCGGCCTGGCTGCTGCCCGACGACGGGGAGCCGGCGCTGATCGGCCCGGGTGACGTGGCGGTCGTCCGGGGGCCCGGGGCGTACACCCTCGCGGACTCGCCGGACACGCCGGTGGAGATCACGGTCGGCCCCGACCAGCGGTGCAATTCGCCGGCGGGGGAGTACCTGGGCGAGCGGCTGGCGCTCGGCGTGCGGACCTGGGGCCGGCCGGGGCCGGGGGCCGGGGCGGCGGTGATGCTGAGCGGGACGTACCAGGCGCCGGGCGAGATAGGACGGCGGCTGCTGGGCGCCCTGCCCGCGGTGCTGGTCCGCCCGGCGGGGGCCGCCGACGCCACCCTGATCAGGCTGCTCGCCGCGGAGGTGGCACGGGACGAGCCGGGGCAGGAGATCGTGCTGGACCGGCTCCTCGACCTGCTGCTGATCGGAGTGCTGCGGGCCTGGCTCGCCGCGCCCGGGGCGGGGGCCCCGGGCTGGTGCCGGGCGCAGGAGGATCCGGTGGTCGGGGCGGCGCTGCGGCTGCTGCACGGGGACCCCGCGCACGGGTGGACCGTGGCCGAGCTGGCGCGGCGGGCGGGGGTGTCGCGGGCCGCGCTGGCCCGGCGCTTCACGGAGCTCGTCGGGGAGCCGCCCGTCGCCTATCTGACGGGCTGGCGCCTCGCCCTGGCCGCCGACCTGCTGCGCGAGCCGGACGCCACGGTGGCGTCGGTGGCCCGGCGGGTGGGGTACGGCAGCGCGTTCGCGCTGTCGGCGGCCTTCAAGCGGGTCCGCGGGGTGAGCCCGCGGGAGTTCCGGGCGGGGGCGGCCTTGGCGGGGGACCCGGCTGGGGCGGGGGGCGCGGCCGGGACGGTGGTGCTCTGCTAG
- a CDS encoding DUF4287 domain-containing protein, with product MSEPVKGPASYFPSIEKKYGRPVAEWTELIRSSPLTKHMELVSWLKSEHGFGHGHANALVAHTLAEKQG from the coding sequence ATGAGCGAGCCGGTGAAGGGCCCCGCGAGCTACTTCCCCTCCATCGAGAAGAAGTACGGCCGTCCTGTAGCGGAGTGGACGGAGCTGATCCGGAGCTCTCCCCTGACCAAGCACATGGAGCTGGTCTCCTGGCTCAAGAGCGAGCACGGGTTCGGGCATGGCCACGCCAACGCCCTCGTCGCGCACACCCTCGCCGAGAAGCAGGGGTGA
- a CDS encoding AfsR/SARP family transcriptional regulator: MKIQVLGPLSAEVDGDSIVPTASKPRQILALLALHPGQVMPVPTLMEEIWGHELPNSALTTLQTYILQLRRRLGTAMGPGRPGAAKEVLTTRHGGYLLQVPPGAVDVNVYEGLVARGQAAFDGGDDEGAAALLRDALALWQGPALVDVRVGPVLEIEVMRLEESRLGTVERRIDADLRLGRHTELLAELTELGARHAQHEGLHSQLMVALYRSGRQASALDVYRRLRGRLIAELGVEPSPQLQRLHQAILRVDPALDVVAGPKRGSTFDLYAA; the protein is encoded by the coding sequence ATGAAGATTCAGGTTCTGGGTCCGCTGAGTGCGGAGGTCGACGGGGACTCGATCGTGCCGACGGCGTCCAAGCCGCGTCAGATCCTGGCCCTCCTCGCGCTGCACCCGGGGCAGGTGATGCCGGTGCCCACCCTCATGGAGGAGATCTGGGGGCACGAGCTGCCCAACAGCGCGCTGACCACGCTGCAGACGTACATCCTCCAGCTGCGCCGACGGCTCGGCACCGCCATGGGGCCCGGCCGTCCGGGCGCCGCGAAGGAGGTCCTCACGACGCGGCACGGCGGGTACCTGCTCCAGGTGCCGCCCGGCGCCGTGGACGTCAACGTGTACGAGGGGCTCGTCGCCCGGGGACAGGCCGCCTTCGACGGCGGTGACGACGAGGGCGCGGCCGCGCTGCTGCGGGATGCGCTCGCGCTGTGGCAGGGGCCCGCGCTGGTCGACGTAAGGGTGGGGCCGGTCCTGGAGATCGAGGTGATGCGGCTGGAGGAGAGCCGGCTCGGCACCGTCGAGCGCCGGATCGACGCCGACCTGCGGCTCGGGCGGCACACCGAACTCCTCGCCGAGCTCACCGAACTGGGCGCCCGGCACGCGCAGCACGAGGGGCTGCACTCGCAGCTGATGGTCGCGCTGTACCGGTCCGGGCGGCAGGCGAGCGCGCTGGACGTGTACCGGAGGCTGCGCGGGCGGCTGATCGCGGAGCTGGGGGTCGAGCCGTCGCCGCAGCTCCAGCGGCTGCACCAGGCGATACTGCGGGTGGACCCCGCGCTGGACGTGGTGGCGGGGCCCAAGCGGGGGTCGACCTTCGACCTCTACGCGGCGTAG